One segment of Porticoccus hydrocarbonoclasticus MCTG13d DNA contains the following:
- the queF gene encoding NADPH-dependent 7-cyano-7-deazaguanine reductase QueF (Catalyzes the NADPH-dependent reduction of 7-cyano-7-deazaguanine (preQ0) to 7-aminomethyl-7-deazaguanine (preQ1) in queuosine biosynthesis): MTEKKLLLGADTDYPASYSPQLLHSIPRKEGRQTLGILGAEPFFGVDLWTAYEVSWLDMRGKPVVAVAELSIPGSTVNLVESKSLKLYLNSLNQERYRSVEEVTRIIERDVSACVVGPILVGIHPGDSYRHMGLGSLPGICLDDLPVEVDTYAPDPSLLGLADGHTIVSESLYSHLLKTNCPVTGQPDWASILIRYSGPAIDREGLLRYLVSFRNHQDFHEQCVERIFTEIRELCQPDTLEVYARYTRRGGLEINPYRSSVQSDPPRLRLSRQ; the protein is encoded by the coding sequence GTGACTGAGAAAAAATTATTGCTGGGGGCCGACACTGACTATCCCGCCAGCTACAGTCCGCAGTTATTGCACTCGATTCCCCGGAAAGAGGGTAGGCAGACACTGGGTATTCTGGGCGCCGAGCCTTTTTTTGGCGTGGATCTCTGGACCGCCTATGAGGTCTCCTGGCTGGATATGCGGGGCAAACCCGTGGTGGCGGTGGCAGAGCTATCGATACCGGGCAGCACGGTCAATCTGGTTGAATCAAAATCCCTGAAACTCTATCTCAACTCGCTGAATCAGGAACGCTATCGCTCCGTGGAAGAGGTGACCCGGATCATTGAGCGCGACGTCAGTGCCTGTGTGGTGGGGCCGATACTGGTGGGGATCCACCCCGGCGACAGTTATCGTCACATGGGACTCGGCTCGCTGCCCGGTATTTGCCTGGATGACCTGCCGGTGGAGGTGGATACCTATGCCCCCGATCCTTCGCTGCTCGGTCTGGCAGATGGGCACACAATCGTCAGCGAGTCGCTCTACAGCCATTTGTTGAAAACCAATTGCCCGGTCACCGGGCAGCCCGATTGGGCCAGTATTCTGATTCGTTACAGTGGTCCTGCAATCGACCGCGAAGGGTTGTTGCGCTATCTGGTTTCTTTTCGCAATCATCAGGATTTTCACGAGCAGTGTGTGGAACGCATTTTTACCGAAATCAGGGAGTTGTGTCAGCCGGATACACTGGAGGTCTACGCCCGCTACACCCGTCGCGGTGGGCTGGAGATCAATCCCTATCGCAGCAGCGTGCAATCCGATCCGCCCAGGCTGCGCCTGTCGAGGCAGTAA
- a CDS encoding ABC transporter permease: protein MNAGQQWVAFTTILVKEVRRFMRIWQQTLLPPAITIALYFVIFGKLIGPRIGEMSGFTYIEFVVPGLIMMSVITNAYGNVVSSFFGTKFQRSIEELLVSPVPNYIILLGYVIGGVARGLAVGVIVTLLSLFFTDLQVSHLGVTVAIVFLTAVLFALAGFINAVFANSFDDISIIPTFVLTPLTYLGGVFYSISMLPPFWQAVSLANPVLYMVNTFRYGLLGVSDINVAWAFVMVTGFCALLFFFSLFLLERGKRLRS from the coding sequence ATGAATGCCGGTCAGCAATGGGTGGCGTTTACCACCATCCTGGTGAAGGAAGTCCGCCGTTTTATGCGCATCTGGCAGCAGACCCTGCTGCCGCCTGCGATTACGATTGCCCTGTATTTTGTAATCTTTGGCAAATTGATAGGGCCGCGTATCGGTGAGATGTCCGGTTTCACCTATATCGAGTTTGTGGTGCCGGGGCTGATCATGATGTCGGTGATCACCAATGCCTATGGCAATGTGGTGTCTTCTTTTTTTGGCACCAAGTTCCAGCGCAGTATTGAAGAATTACTGGTGTCGCCGGTTCCCAACTACATTATTCTGCTGGGTTATGTCATCGGTGGTGTGGCCCGCGGTCTGGCTGTGGGGGTGATTGTGACGCTGCTGTCCCTGTTTTTTACCGATCTGCAGGTCAGTCATCTGGGTGTAACGGTCGCCATTGTGTTTTTAACCGCAGTCCTGTTCGCGCTGGCGGGGTTTATCAACGCGGTTTTTGCCAACAGCTTTGATGATATTTCCATTATTCCGACCTTTGTGTTGACGCCGCTCACCTACCTGGGCGGTGTGTTTTACTCCATCAGCATGTTGCCGCCTTTCTGGCAGGCGGTGTCGCTGGCCAATCCGGTGCTCTATATGGTCAACACCTTCCGGTACGGTCTGTTGGGCGTCTCGGATATTAATGTGGCATGGGCCTTTGTCATGGTGACGGGTTTCTGCGCCCTGCTGTTTTTCTTCTCGCTGTTCCTGCTGGAGCGGGGCAAACGATTGCGCAGTTGA
- a CDS encoding adenylate/guanylate cyclase domain-containing protein → MTPNSLKETNRILHYQSLFRLLVGFAGILSLLTFHRGLEHELIVTLPLLVTIGYILSSHFVLQRVSPSSRSGVGTVLSFIDALLLGGLICLIDLSLLPALLLIITLQFNGIIGGGFRKLRNDNLALLLGIAITALLKFPQWTLSVDILTSLPPLLALGIYICIYGASSSREIATLGEKQKELEKTQVQLKLRNYRLSKYLSPTLLKAIQSGKDVKLETHRKKLTVFFSDIKGFSELAEELEGDVLTSLLNNYLSEMSQIALQHGGTIDKFIGDAIMVFFGDPTSNGVKADCTAAVSMAIAMKKHMKELQRRWASQGIETPMEIRMGLNTGYCAVGNFGTENRLDYTLLGTEVNLASRLESAAEPGEILISHETYSLVKDQIMCRDKGDIQVKGYQQAVRIYSVVDFRKNMGSDQSYFEHMTDGFSFYMDMDRIRHYDRDRIMKSLIEAAAQLKNKKNH, encoded by the coding sequence ATGACGCCAAACAGTCTTAAAGAGACAAACCGCATTTTACATTACCAGAGCCTGTTCCGCCTTCTGGTAGGTTTTGCCGGTATTTTATCGCTACTCACGTTCCATCGTGGACTGGAGCATGAGCTGATTGTCACGTTGCCTCTGCTGGTGACCATTGGCTATATTCTGTCTTCCCATTTTGTATTGCAGCGCGTCTCTCCCTCATCACGGTCCGGCGTCGGGACGGTTTTATCCTTTATTGATGCGCTGCTGCTCGGTGGCCTGATCTGCCTGATCGACCTGAGCCTTTTGCCCGCTCTGCTGCTGATTATTACGCTGCAGTTCAACGGAATCATTGGTGGCGGTTTCAGGAAATTACGCAATGATAACCTGGCGCTGTTGCTCGGCATTGCAATAACCGCACTCCTGAAATTTCCCCAGTGGACACTTTCGGTAGACATCCTGACCAGTCTGCCACCACTGTTGGCGCTGGGGATATATATCTGTATTTACGGCGCCAGTAGTTCCAGAGAAATCGCAACCTTGGGAGAGAAACAGAAAGAGCTGGAAAAAACACAGGTTCAACTGAAACTGAGGAATTACCGCCTGTCAAAATACCTCTCCCCAACCCTGCTGAAGGCCATCCAGTCGGGCAAAGATGTCAAGCTGGAAACCCACCGAAAAAAACTGACCGTATTTTTTTCAGACATCAAGGGTTTCAGCGAACTGGCCGAAGAACTTGAAGGCGATGTGCTGACCAGCCTGCTGAACAACTACCTGTCCGAAATGTCACAAATTGCCCTGCAGCACGGCGGCACTATCGACAAGTTTATCGGCGACGCCATTATGGTTTTCTTTGGCGACCCCACCAGTAATGGCGTGAAGGCCGACTGTACGGCCGCAGTATCAATGGCCATTGCCATGAAAAAACACATGAAGGAATTGCAACGTCGCTGGGCCAGTCAGGGCATAGAAACACCCATGGAAATACGTATGGGCCTGAATACCGGCTACTGCGCCGTGGGCAACTTTGGCACGGAGAACCGGCTGGACTACACCCTGCTCGGCACCGAGGTGAATCTGGCCAGCCGACTGGAGTCCGCCGCAGAACCCGGCGAGATCCTGATTTCACACGAGACCTACTCACTGGTGAAAGACCAGATCATGTGCCGCGACAAGGGCGATATTCAGGTCAAGGGCTATCAACAGGCGGTACGAATTTATTCTGTGGTGGACTTCCGCAAAAATATGGGAAGTGACCAGAGCTACTTCGAGCACATGACAGACGGCTTTTCTTTCTATATGGATATGGACAGAATCCGCCACTACGACCGGGATCGAATCATGAAGTCCCTGATCGAAGCCGCCGCCCAACTGAAAAACAAGAAAAACCACTGA